A segment of the Rattus rattus isolate New Zealand chromosome 4, Rrattus_CSIRO_v1, whole genome shotgun sequence genome:
cctagtaagcgcaaggccctgggttcagctccaaaaaaaaatttgaaatgagCAATGCATTAACTCACTTATATCATAAGCAAAACAAATACTAGTGTCCCTAATGTGTGAAAGTAACTCCTGTGTAATCTGTATTTATTGCAGTTTGCTGAACTGTAAACCTTTTAGCATAACTTTAGATTCCCTTCGCCTGTTCTGAACTCTAGCTTCGCCTTCCCCTGTCttattttccccttcctcctttgtaTCTGTTCTTCATGGTAGCCCCTCTCTTTAGTGATAAATATTCCAGTTCAGATGGAGTGCCCAGTGAATCTTAGAGTGGTACTTAAGCAGGTAGTGGCCTATCAGTGGGTCATGAAATAAAGTGAGCTAAGTGTACTTTtagtaaaatgaaatagaaagttccagaatgtGTTGGAACAAGAGTAATTACTATCCTATAAGAGTTTTGTGTCACTTCTGCATACATTTAAGTGTCTGTTAGCAGTACCCTCCTCTAATCTTACCTCTGTACTACCTGCCTTCACTTTCCATGCTTCCTGCTCACAAGAAGTCTCTACATTTCCATCTCAGGCACATGACCACTACCCTTTGAAGGGATTTGCCCTGGTTTTCTCTTGCCTTAGGAGAAGAGCCAGATATCTTAGAACCTTATGAAAGGCCTTATGGGTTCCATATACTCCTCTCAGACACCTCTTCTCCTCTTGCAGGCTGGATTATCAGTTCCTACAAGGTCTGAGTTCACACAGCCAGCTGCACTTGCTAAAGTTTTCCCCAAACTCtgccccacttcctcctcagATTCAGCTGTGCCATCAGCCACAGTGGTCAATGTTTGTCTTTTAACtgtggttggttttgtgtgtgtgcatgtgcttatcTCTGACCCTGAGGAAAGCCGTAAGTTGCAGGTGTAGCACCAGTGTCCTCTGCTTTCATGTACACGGCATACAGTGGACACAGCAGATAGCCCATAATCTGTTAAAGCTTATTAGTCATATCCACAAGTGAAGTGGCTGCCCTATAAAGAAAAGGCCTCTCGCCATTGAAAGAGTTCAGGAAGAGTCTTGACACTGTGTCATCTGGGATagctataacaaaacaccatcAATTAAGTGAGTTAAACAGCTGTAGATTATTTTCTTATAGTTTTGGAGCCAAGAGTGTGAGGTTCAGATGCCAGGATGGTCAGATCCTCCTGAGGAGTCACTTTCTAGCTAGAAAATGATGTGTCTTAATGTGAAGTGTGACTTAACAGCAAAAGAGAAATGCTCTGTTTCATTTTGAGGACTAACCCTATCCTGAGAGCCCCGCCCTCATGGCCTCATCTAATCCTACGTATCTCTAATGGCCCACCTTTAATAACTGTCACAGTGGGGCTAGGGTTGTAGCATGCTTACTTGGGAGGTgggtttaaatttgttttagttgCTACAAGCAATGTTTGTGTTTGTCATTGATGATGTAAAAAGTAGTCCAGGACTTGGAGGAGCCAGGAGCAGATTATGTCTAGGTTTTACCAGTGTTTAGTTTCAATAGTAATGTTAACATACTCTCTGTTTTACTCTTTTGAACAGACAAACTTTATTatcctaagaaagaaaatatgttattttccAATGGTTGCAACAAAGTCAAATTGACCTTTCCTGATGGTGAAGGGGACTCCTTGACAACAGAAGAAAGGACTAGTATCAAAGAGAACAGCAGTGTTGACAAGAGAGATTTGTCAGAACTGTCATTTTCAGAAAATCAAGATACTAACGTAGAGAATATTTTCTCCCAGTCAAGTGAATTTGAGGACAATATTGAGTATGCTTTTTTGAATGAGACCTATTCTATCCATTATTCAGAATCAAAACTCAAGGatgaaaatattttgcatttatattcagAATTAGATCCTGAAGTACACGAAAGAGTAGAGGTGTTTTTTGACACTTTTGGACCTCAAGGTAATAATGACATCGGATTGGGAAGGAGCTGTGAGGCGCTGGGTGCTGCCTGTGGAGACATGCAGAAGAACGATATGCGTGAAGACTCGCAGCAGGAGTACCACAGCGCAGAGCTGGAGTGCCTGAGCGCACACTTAGCAGTTGACCCAGCGAAGACAGTGAGCAGGTCTAGTCTGGATGTTAGTGAGTGGAGAACATCAAGCTATACCTTTAAATGTGGCGGCAATTTAGAAGTTAATCGTGGTAAATTAGAGAGTGGTCCTATCccctttttggagtcacttaatgGTTTTTCACCAAAATGTTCGCCTCAAGTCTCTACATCTCCGAGTTCTGATATGTTAAAAGAATATCGTGAgccaaaatatgaaaaatataaggaGCAAGAAGTTGGTTTAACATATCACAAAACATTTGATGACATTTTACAGAGAAGCAGTTCTCCTTTAAACTCTCAGAAAGTGCCTGAACCTCTAGTTTATGCTAAAGAAATGAAGTCTCAGACGATTGAAGGTAAAGACTTCTATGGAAATAGAATTTTCCAGAACAGAGCATTACAGCACCCTGAGAATGCTATGTTTCCCCAGGACCAAGCCCTTGAGACACACCTGAAGGCTCGTGATGCTCACCAGCTTTCTGGGCCTTATGTTCTCGATGACTCAGTCATTTCTCTCTGTGGCTCTTTGCAGTACAACAGCCTCCCGGAGCCAGGCTTTTACTCTCCTGTGATGCCACAGGTGGCAGTCACAGATAGTCAGGCAGAAGTAGTGGGCAGCTGCCTACACCATGTACAAGGCAGTGCCACAAATAAAACATGCTCTCTTATGAAAGAAATGTGTCTTAAGTCAGTGCCAGATGCAGCAAACTGTGTAGCTTTAGGTCAGCAGACACCGGATGTGAGCGGCAGAGCAAATGTCAGCTCTTCTGTAGTGTCTACAGCAAgcaccacagacacaaagacagtgAGACTGAGTCAGCCTGAGGAGTGGCAACGTGACAGACAAAGCGTGGCCTGTAACACTGACTGGTCATGTGGGCAGCAGTGCAGAGGTGCCCGGGCGGCTGCCCTGGGAAGTGACTCAGGAAGGTCACTCTCAACTGACTGTTTAAACTGTGGAAACTCCATGGATGAGGTAAAATCCATAGCATCAGACTCTTAATCTACTCTCAGATTGTACAAGTTATGCAGATGTGGTTGGGCTCGTTACTGGGGTCTCAGGGAGAGATGCTAGCTCAAGGGATGGAGATAGGTACTACAGCTCTATCTTCTGGTGGCTGCCGTTGTCACAAAATTGTTGAAGGTTTTGGAACTACATGTACAACAttcatttttgttatatatttgtaattttatgttgttttcagAATTCTTTGGAATTAAGAAAAACACCAGACAAACAGAGACATCCTGAAAGGTAGGTCAGTTGTGTAAGCTCACACATGTATATGGGAAAGAAAAGCTCaggattcttttatttaaacatgTAGAATTAAAAAGACTTTAAGAAACTTTACATTTTAGCAGTTCCTTCTAGCAAATACTGAGCAACGTGGAATATCAGAGCTCACCGTGAAGAGCCTGCAgtcccaccctcccccctccctcaggCCACAGTGGACacacttcccttctttcttttgaatAAATTAAACATAGATTATATTCAGGAAATGCCATATATTTGAAGAGATAAATAGCTACACATTGAAGTATTTTTAAACTGTTATCATCggttttattttgcatatattaatAATCTAAAAGACAATTAGAACCATAAAGTGAGAGTGGAAGAAAGCCATATTACCATACTCTGAAATcatgggccttttttttttatttgtctggaatcataaaactataaaattaaatttaaaattaaacagtgGTAGATAGAAACTGGTAGTTGAGGGAACCTCCAAAAACTAGTGacttggactttaaaaaaaatttaaatttcatttctttatgtggAAATGTaggtgcatgtgaaggtcagaggacaacttgtgggagtagaTTCTCTCCATGGTCTCAGGGATTGATCTCAGATcagcttcacccactgagccctctcactgggCTGACTTGGGGCTTTATGTAATAAAGTATTGCTTTTATGAACAACTCTTAATaactaagaaaaatgtaaatcataTCTATTCTCTGTTAAATAACACGTTTAACAACAGTTTTGGCCTTAAATGCTTGTGACTATAAAAAGCTAACCCAGACCTTGACTGAGACTGAGAGCAGACCCATCACCTCTGGATGGACTGAGTCCTTAGTGGGGACGGATCCTGCTCCATGAGAGAAGAAACAGTTTGCAGTGGGGGCTTCCGCTCTGAGAATATATGGAGCTGTTAGCTTTGATCCTGATCATGTGCTCCTATCATGTCCCCTTTTTAGTAGGAATTGAATTAAACCTGACAGGGAAATGTAAGAAATTTAAAATCTGGCTGGGTGATGGTGATGGATGCCTTTGAttctagcactgaggaggcaggggcaggcagatctctaagtgtaaagccagcctggtctacgaaccaggttccaggacagtcagggctacagagaagtcctgtcttgaaagctgggggaaaaaaagaagaaatttaaattctGATTCTAGAAAGAAGCCTGTCACTACTGTAGAAAACGTTGAGAGTCTTACCTAATACTGTCTATTACTTTAAAGGACATTTCAGCTCTGTGAAGAGATGGCTTTGCCATCAAAGTGCTGTGAGAAGACCACAGAGAGGGCAGTGAAGGCGGAGACGCACCTTCTGGATGTTTGCTACCagatgtgccaccaccactgtcaccacatTTACAAACTCATAATGGGGAGCAGAGCGGGGCTCAGTAGGTACTTATCAATTTAAATCTGTATTTCCTTAAAATTTATATCTATGCCTTTATTCTAGAAACCTAATTTCAGTTTTTGAAAGACAAAACATAGACTATATCTGGATTTATCAGCTTCCTTAAAAGTAATAAGTTGTCAAAAAAACTTCTTCTGCTGAGTGTGgttataattctagcacttgggaggcagaggcaggggtatgACTAAGTCCCatgccagctagggctacatttTTAAGATCTGTTTCaaaatactgtcttagttagggttttactgctgtggacagacaccatgaccaaggtaattcttGTAAgtacatttaattggagctggctaacaggttcagtttattatcaaagtgtgagcatggcagcatccaggcaggcatggagtaggaggagctgagagctctacactttcatctgaaggctgctaggagaagactgacttccaggcagctaggatgagggtcttaaagcccacacccagtggtACTTCTACAAGTCCACACCTTCTCCAGTaggaccacaccttctccaataggaccacaccttctccaataggaccacaccttctaatagtgccactccctgggctgagcacatacaaaGCATCACAAATATAAATTGTAGTTGAGGTAATTAGTCCAGTAAAATATGTGTGCCTACTACCTGAGTAAGGGGAAGTCAGGTGGAGTTTGGTCAGGCTTCTGTCAcattctttcttgctttcctgttGGGGTTGCTGATACTGACCCTAGAAAATGTATCTACCTGCTTCACAGGTAAAATCTAGGATCTGGTGCCACTAAAACTGAATTATGACACCATGTTAGTGTTAGGTGAATGACTTGAGCCTAAGTAATATTCTGTGAACTAACTTTGAACAGGAATTTACCAACTGATTCTGCTCAGAAGGAATTAGGGACAGCACTGCTGTCTGTTCTGGAAGACTTGAAAGCTAGGTACATGAACTTGAAAGGAAAAGTCCACAAGGGCATACCCCTGGAAGAGCTGCCCCCACTGTCTGTGGAGTCTAAGCTGTTGTCTGCCTTCTCCGATTTTGCTTCcagggtatgtatgtatgctagAATAAAACTTACTTGATTGAGACAGAAAATATACTAAATCTGTGTTTCCCTTGTTTTCAGCTAATGAAAGAAGAAGCATGCAGGTGATTATAGTTTTATCTAATGTAGAACTTACCTGCTCTTAAAAACTATTTAAGCCATGTATCTAAAttctcctttatttttgagaccactgataaattctttaaggaatgtttatttatttagccttTCAGGAGCAAATTCTGAGCTGGATAATCAAAGCTTACCTGAAGTTGCTATTTCTCCAAGCCTGCTAAAGACTTTGTCCCAGGTGAGAATTGGAGTGGGAGGTGTGCAAGttggtgtgtgcaggtgtgtgcatgttcaACCTGGATGCTCTTTTTCAGGAGCCACccacgtgtgcatgtgtagaggGGGAGTAAGAggatgtcagaagacaacctctGGTGTCAGTCCTCTTGAGACTGGGTTCTCTGGCTTACCTATGCATTGTGTAATTGTGTACTTGGCCTACAGACTTCCAGGCAATTATCTAGTTCCCACTTTCTGGTTTGCAGTAGGAGATCTGAGATGACAGCCttacactaccatgcctggctttcacaAGGTCTTGGTCATCCTCAGATCTCAGTGCTGGAACTACAactgtgctaccatgcccagctttttatatgAGTAAAAGCACAATCAAACTGAGGCCTCACCCTGCCTAGCTAGGCTCTCATCCCATAATCTCATCTGTTTGAATCTTATTTTGATAGCCTCTACATAAACAGTAACTCAGAAACCCTCACACCCTCCTTCCCATTCCACTGACTCACTCTTTGGACTCCCATTTGAGGACTGTGACTGAGCAGAAGGAGTGAGTGGGTAGACTTAAGGCCAGCCTTGTTCAGGCAGTTGTCATCAGTGTAGTGAGGAAGGTAACGTGTAATTTATCATAAACTGGGAGATGCAGCTGAAAGGAATAGTAACTTATAACTCACCAGTGCATGCACCTAGCACCCAGACTGTCCAAGCAAGCCATGATGTAGTGCTGACATCCTCGTGAACCAGAGGGTCACACTGCTGAGGGTTTGTGAGGTAAAGTAGCATTTCCTTTActttggacaaagaaaatgttcattcGTCCCTTATGAAATATGTCTTGGGCTTTTTTTAGTCTGTCCTATTCCCTGGGGAAATGTTTGTCATTTGACAACCAAGGTTTAATTGTTATGAGCACACTgcaggccaggcatggtgccacATGCccctaatctcagcactcaggagatggtgGCAGTGGGATCCGGGGTAGTATACTCATGCTCCCTGGTGAGACGCTGACTGGATAATCAGGAAAGGCAGCGCAGAGAACATGCTGAGAATTGTGAAGCCCCACAGAAGCCTGAGTTTCTCTTACCCAGTAAGAGAAAACTTCCCTGCTTCCCTGAAGTTTGGAGTGAAAAGTCAAATACTTCAAATAGTTGCTTTCTGCTAAGAGAGTATACAAATAAATGATACGGAGAGACCATCCCACTGGAAAACTCCTTTAAAAAGTAATAGATTCAAAGCT
Coding sequences within it:
- the Rbm44 gene encoding RNA-binding protein 44 codes for the protein MQATAVVETDSDKNYHKNGGHLQNDKLYYPKKENMLFSNGCNKVKLTFPDGEGDSLTTEERTSIKENSSVDKRDLSELSFSENQDTNVENIFSQSSEFEDNIEYAFLNETYSIHYSESKLKDENILHLYSELDPEVHERVEVFFDTFGPQGNNDIGLGRSCEALGAACGDMQKNDMREDSQQEYHSAELECLSAHLAVDPAKTVSRSSLDVSEWRTSSYTFKCGGNLEVNRGKLESGPIPFLESLNGFSPKCSPQVSTSPSSDMLKEYREPKYEKYKEQEVGLTYHKTFDDILQRSSSPLNSQKVPEPLVYAKEMKSQTIEGKDFYGNRIFQNRALQHPENAMFPQDQALETHLKARDAHQLSGPYVLDDSVISLCGSLQYNSLPEPGFYSPVMPQVAVTDSQAEVVGSCLHHVQGSATNKTCSLMKEMCLKSVPDAANCVALGQQTPDVSGRANVSSSVVSTASTTDTKTVRLSQPEEWQRDRQSVACNTDWSCGQQCRGARAAALGSDSGRSLSTDCLNCGNSMDENSLELRKTPDKQRHPERTFQLCEEMALPSKCCEKTTERAVKAETHLLDVCYQMCHHHCHHIYKLIMGSRAGLSRNLPTDSAQKELGTALLSVLEDLKARYMNLKGKVHKGIPLEELPPLSVESKLLSAFSDFASRLMKEEACSLSGANSELDNQSLPEVAISPSLLKTLSQMSSISDNSHPKQDKLPLNNIFKNCDINIDFNHLKLNDKESKNVHEASEDWFDATERLTGTDFSVTQENITESEDWDPKNPLELKTIERLRRGKGFLIHVGGLCPSVSEADLRSHFQKYQVSEISIYDSNTNYRYASLACAKNSNAKMAVKEMNGVEINGKSVNVRLVKIPGEYIPPLLSTAGNNISMNHLERNSSKEATSAASTCRLPIARSGQLESEQDSEFLPLVQGVRENYNQVKSGQSLPETPFQFIPPHTLNLRSFTKIMKRLAELHPEISRDHIIEALQEVRINHKGFLNGLSINTIVKMTSSFLRNAASRLK